Below is a window of Bacteroidales bacterium DNA.
TGAACTATTTTGTAATTATCCTGGGCAGCGCGTGCAGCCTGTTGTGCAAGCTCCAGTTCTTTGTACGAAGCTTTTAGAAGCTGTACGTTTGAGCGGAGGCCTTTCTCGATCTTGTTGAGAAGGTCGTCCTTCTGCCAACCTATTTTTTCCTGTTCGATGGTGGTGCGTTGCACTTCTGCCCTTTTGCGTCCACCCTCAAACAGTGGAATGCTCATCTTCACTCCGAGATGCCAGGTGATGTCGTCGGGTGGCGGCGGAACGGGCAGGCCGGAAATTGGCCGGGTGCCCTCGCGAACAAAAGCCTGGTCGGCCTGGCCAAACAAAGCCACCTCGGGAACAAACAACTGCCTGATCTGCATCGACTTTTTTCGATCCACTATTTCGCCAGCGGTAAGAACCTGCTGTAGTTCCGGCGACCAGGTGTGCATCTCGCTGATGAGGAAGCTGGCGTATTTTTCCGTCAAATCCGGATTGCTGAAATAGAGTGCCAAAATGTTTTGATCGGGCACAATGGTTCTATCGATTTCGGAAGAGTCGGGGGTGGCGATGGTGTTACCAATGGGATGGTTTAGTAATTCATTAAGCTGGTACATAGCAGCTCTATAGCCGGCCTGGGCATCGTTCAGCTCCATTTTGCTAATGCTTACTTCGGTAGTCCAGCGGTTTACATCTGAAATGCCGCCTTCGCCACTTTGCTCCTTTGCCTTTGCTAATTCAAGGTTTTGTAGAGAGGCATATACATTTTCATTTTTAATTTGAAGATTATTCCTGTTAAAGAGCAACGAAATGTATGCACCCGAAACATCCGAAACAATGTCGAGCATGGTTTGCCGGCTTGCGTGCTGCTCGTATTCGGCGGCCAGTTTTTTAAGCGCGATATTACCAAATGCAGCCTCTGACCAGATTACTTGCCGTAGCGAGGCGGAGCCGGAAAGTGTAAATTCGCCACGCTGCCCCATAGAAACATCCACAAGGTTCTGGCTCAGTTGCAATGCGGAAGCTGAGACCTCTACCTGCGGCAAGACGTTGGCTTTGGCAATGCGTACTTCTTTTTGCGCCATCAGCAAATCCTGGTCGGTAATTTTTCCCTGAAGGTTATTCTCCAGCGCCTGCGCAATGGCCTGCCGCAACTCCATCGTTTCGCCCGGCATTTTCTCGACGTTTATAAGCACTGCATTTTCCAACTGCTGCCAATTTACCGGGAATTTTCCTGTTTGTCGCAGGCTTTCCATATTTACAACGGGAGTGCGTTTGCTGCCGTTGCGGCTTACCGGTATTTCAGACAAGTTGGTGCCCTCGCTCACTTTTAATACCCGCAAAGCCACCTCGCGCGCCATTTGCAAAAGGGTGAATTGTGGTGTGAAAGTTACGCTTGCACCGAGTGTCAAATCACTGGGGCCGCTCACCGCAAGCGATGGAACTTGCCGCTGGTTAAGCTCCGCAAAAAGTGCTGCTATTTCCACAGGTGTGTTTTGTATCATCGGAAGAACAAAGGCAGCATCAACGCTTGCAGGCATTTCCGAAAGGATATTCTCCATGCCGGCTTCCACCGGAATAAAGGAAACATTAAAGCCCTGATCGTGCTGTGATAAAAACTGCCGGAGCGGCTGGAAGTTGGTATAAAGCGGTTCGGGAACGAGTACGGCAAGATGGCTAAACCCAAACATGTCGTAAAAAGCACGCATATCGTTTTTCAGCTTGATCATCGAGGGGGTGTAGGAAAAGTTCGTAATACCGCTGCTGCTGTCGGCCTGCAGGGTCAAGCCTTGAAGCTCGCGGTCGAGCGAAGTAGCAGCAATCACCGGTTTGGGGTAGGAGGGCAGATGCGCGGCAGCATCGGAAGAGAGGAAGCCCAGGGTAATAACAATGTCCGTTTCAGGATCGTCGAGAAGTTCCCGAAGGTTTTCGTTTATCTTGTCTGCCTGCCATTCGGCACTTAGCTCCCTGAACTTAACTCCGCCACGCGCTTGTGCCAGTGCTTCAATTTCTGATTTTATCTCCTGCGCCAACGTTTCAAACTCCCCGGTAGCGGCATCTTTGCTGATCCCGATTTTTATCGGCACCTGTGCTTGCGTAGCTGTCCGGGCAACAAGAAGTGCCAGCACCATGTATAATAAAAAGCTGATTTTATTCATCTTTTGTCGATTTGAATTGATCGTTTGCTATCTGAAATTTTTGTTTTATATCCATTAAAGCTGCAAAGTAAGTAAATGTTCACTAACCTAACAAATGCAACGAAAACTTTTTTCATAAAAAACAATAATTTCATTAAAACAGAAATAAGTGCTGCAAGCAAAAGTTACTTCTAATGGGTTTAAATTGAAAGCAAACACATACCAATAATGTTGAGGAGATTCATTCCGCTTTTTATGGTGCTTTTAACAAGCATTTCCGCGAAAGCCCAAAACCGGGAACATGAAAAGGTGTATCGGTTTAATTACAAATGGGAAGTTGCCGCAACGGCTGTCGGATATGGGCTAAACTATTGGGGGCTTGGGTTTATTAAAAGACAAATCTCGTCTTGATTCAGCTACGATCTTCAGCCTTCAGCGTCGTGATATTTGGTTGTTTGACCGCCAGGCCACTTATCAAACCCCGGGCAACTACCATTCTGCACAACTGATCTCAGATATCGGAATGAATATTTCGCTGGCTCTGCCTGCCCTGTTGGTTTTTGATGAACAAATAAGAAAAGATTGGCTGTCCATACTTTGTATCTACCTCGAAACGCAGGCGCTTGGAGGGCATTTGTATCTTTGGGGCGGCCCCATGACGCACAATCGAATCCGGCCGTATGTGTACAATCCCGGTTTTGGATTGGATATGAAGTTAGGAGGTGGCAGCCGCGATTCCTTTTTTAGTGGTCACACTTCCTGGACTGCCGGCGCATCATTCTTTACCGCCAAGGTCTATTCCGATTACCACCCCGAGCTTGGCAACAAAAAGTATTGGCTTTTTGCCGCTGCATTAATTCCTCCGGTTTTTGTAGGATATTTCCGCATGCGTGCCAGCAAACATTTTCCCACCGATGCAATCACCGGCCTGGTCATAGGCGCTACCACAGGCATTCTCATCCCTCACCTTCACAAAATCAAGAAAGAGAAAAATTATTCTGTGGTGCCATTTTTTGGTGATTATAGTGGCGTGACATTCGTTCTGGAGATGTAGGGAAAAATCTCTGCTGTGCGGATAAATTTATAAGATTTCTCAGTACAAGTTGGCGGTTATCGATGGCATATTTTTTAAATGATTGAAAAAATGTAACTCTTTGGGTTCTTTTATCATCTATTGTTAGCTGGCAACTTACAAGACCCCAACTAACTCCTGAGCCAACTGGTGTGGAAAGGCAGGGGATGGGTACAGATAGAGAAAAGCTAAAAAATGCAAAATAATTCATTGCCATAGTGAATGTTCACTAACTTTGTATCGAATTTCAAATTTATTTGCAATGCAGGGTCAGGAAAATATGCTGGAAGATCAATTTAATGCCGAGATGTTTAAAAGTGAGCGGCTGCGGGCGCTTATTCTCGTCGGACTGCTTTCGCTAGAAGCTGTGGTTCTAATTATTAATTATTCGCTTTACCAGGAGGCGTACCTGCAGATATTCGAGAGTTACATTGCCATTTACGCCATACTTATTTTTACCGTTTTGCTCATTGTTTACGAAGTGTTGATTCATTATCTGTTGTTAAAAATGCGCAAACGGTTTTTTTTAAACCCCAGAGTTTTTGGTTATTTCAATGCATTTTCAGAAATCACTCTGCTCAGTTTTTTATTGATTTTTATAGTTGAGTACACAAGGCAGACAACGATTTTGCAAACTCCGGCCACACTCACCTATTTTATTTTCATTGTGCTTTCTACCCTGCGGTTCAGTTTCAAATTATCGGTGTTCACGGGTACGCTTGCAGCGCTTGAATTTGTCGGGATTTCCATTTATTATTCAACGTATCGTGCCGGAGGCTCCATACCGGAGGCGGAGGCTCTCAGTTTGACAGGGATGCAATATTTCGGGCAGGGCATCATCATGCTTATCACGGGTATTGCCGCCGGCTTTGTTGCCGATTTGATTAAAAGAAAGGAGCAAAAATCACTACAGGTGTTAAATGAGAAAAATGAAATTATCGACCTTTTTGGCCAACAAATTTCTCAGCAAATTGCCAACAGCATTCTTGAGAAAAAGGATGAACTGGCCGGGATAAAGAAAAATGTTAGTGTCATGTTTCTTGACATCCGAAATTTCACTCCTTTCGTCGAGAATCATCAGCCTGAGGAGGTAGTAACCTATCTCAACGACTTGTTTTGTTTTATGATACGAATCGTTGAAGAACACCATGGGGTCATCAATCAATTTGTGGGCGATGGCTTTATGGCTACTTTCGGTGCACCGGTTTCAAGAGGAAACACAGCCAGCGATGCAGTTTTAGCAGCCACCGAAATTATTGCTGAACTGAAAAGCGAACTGGCCACCGGCAATTTGCCCGATACTCGTGTGGGCATAGGCATACACTATGGCGAAGCAATTATCGGAAATATTGGTTCCTCGTTGCGTAAGCAATACTCCATTACCGGCAACGTGGTGATTATCGCTTCACGCATCGAGCAGCTCAACAAAAAGCACCACTCGCAGTTGCTTATTTCTGAGGAGGTATTCGATCGGCTGAACGAGGCCGAAAAGAAAAACTTTGATTCAGCAGAGCTCACAATGGTAAAAGGAAGTAACAAGCTTTTTTCCATTTACAGGTATCTCGAAAATAATTACGAAGAACATAAATCTAAATAGTCATGAAAATAGACGCATCGCTATTATTAGAAATCGAGGAGTTTGTAAGCGAACTCCTGATTAAAAAAACACCGCCTTATCTTGTGTATCATAATATTGATCACACGCGTGAGGTGGTGAAAAACGCGGAGCTTATTGCAAAACATGAAAATTTCAACGATGATGAACTAAGCATTCTTAAAGCAGCCGCCTGGTTTCACGACACCGGCTACACCGTGAAATATTTGCAACATGAGGAAGAGAGCGTGAAAATTGCCTCCGTATTTTTAAAAAAGGAACAAGTGACTGCGGATCTTATCGATCTGGTGGCCGATTGTATCAGGGCAACCATCTCTACCCAAAAGCCGGCTAATAAAATTGAAAAAGCTTTGCG
It encodes the following:
- a CDS encoding TolC family protein translates to MNKISFLLYMVLALLVARTATQAQVPIKIGISKDAATGEFETLAQEIKSEIEALAQARGGVKFRELSAEWQADKINENLRELLDDPETDIVITLGFLSSDAAAHLPSYPKPVIAATSLDRELQGLTLQADSSSGITNFSYTPSMIKLKNDMRAFYDMFGFSHLAVLVPEPLYTNFQPLRQFLSQHDQGFNVSFIPVEAGMENILSEMPASVDAAFVLPMIQNTPVEIAALFAELNQRQVPSLAVSGPSDLTLGASVTFTPQFTLLQMAREVALRVLKVSEGTNLSEIPVSRNGSKRTPVVNMESLRQTGKFPVNWQQLENAVLINVEKMPGETMELRQAIAQALENNLQGKITDQDLLMAQKEVRIAKANVLPQVEVSASALQLSQNLVDVSMGQRGEFTLSGSASLRQVIWSEAAFGNIALKKLAAEYEQHASRQTMLDIVSDVSGAYISLLFNRNNLQIKNENVYASLQNLELAKAKEQSGEGGISDVNRWTTEVSISKMELNDAQAGYRAAMYQLNELLNHPIGNTIATPDSSEIDRTIVPDQNILALYFSNPDLTEKYASFLISEMHTWSPELQQVLTAGEIVDRKKSMQIRQLFVPEVALFGQADQAFVREGTRPISGLPVPPPPDDITWHLGVKMSIPLFEGGRKRAEVQRTTIEQEKIGWQKDDLLNKIEKGLRSNVQLLKASYKELELAQQAARAAQDNYKIVQDAYAQGVTSVVQLIDAQNVMTRSKYMAASAYYQYILDYIKTERMQGRFGFLTDKTEQQEYSNRLFNNLNKEY
- a CDS encoding phosphatase PAP2 family protein, translated to MGLLKDKSRLDSATIFSLQRRDIWLFDRQATYQTPGNYHSAQLISDIGMNISLALPALLVFDEQIRKDWLSILCIYLETQALGGHLYLWGGPMTHNRIRPYVYNPGFGLDMKLGGGSRDSFFSGHTSWTAGASFFTAKVYSDYHPELGNKKYWLFAAALIPPVFVGYFRMRASKHFPTDAITGLVIGATTGILIPHLHKIKKEKNYSVVPFFGDYSGVTFVLEM
- a CDS encoding adenylate/guanylate cyclase domain-containing protein; translation: MLEDQFNAEMFKSERLRALILVGLLSLEAVVLIINYSLYQEAYLQIFESYIAIYAILIFTVLLIVYEVLIHYLLLKMRKRFFLNPRVFGYFNAFSEITLLSFLLIFIVEYTRQTTILQTPATLTYFIFIVLSTLRFSFKLSVFTGTLAALEFVGISIYYSTYRAGGSIPEAEALSLTGMQYFGQGIIMLITGIAAGFVADLIKRKEQKSLQVLNEKNEIIDLFGQQISQQIANSILEKKDELAGIKKNVSVMFLDIRNFTPFVENHQPEEVVTYLNDLFCFMIRIVEEHHGVINQFVGDGFMATFGAPVSRGNTASDAVLAATEIIAELKSELATGNLPDTRVGIGIHYGEAIIGNIGSSLRKQYSITGNVVIIASRIEQLNKKHHSQLLISEEVFDRLNEAEKKNFDSAELTMVKGSNKLFSIYRYLENNYEEHKSK